In a genomic window of Anaerolineae bacterium:
- a CDS encoding non-heme iron oxygenase ferredoxin subunit yields MSSWVEVGKTGEFVKGAMKEVLIKGQEILLVRVGDNYYASDNRCPHMGGKLSQGLLDGAIVTCPRHGSQFDVTDGNVVQWLKGTGLLTTLGKMLKSPRPVRTYPVKLEDDRIMVQIPDSM; encoded by the coding sequence ATGAGTAGTTGGGTCGAAGTCGGCAAGACCGGTGAGTTTGTCAAAGGAGCCATGAAAGAAGTCCTAATCAAAGGACAAGAAATACTTTTAGTCAGGGTTGGCGACAATTACTACGCTTCCGACAATCGCTGCCCACACATGGGAGGAAAACTATCACAAGGCCTGCTTGATGGCGCCATAGTAACCTGCCCGCGGCATGGGTCTCAATTTGATGTTACTGACGGAAACGTAGTCCAATGGCTAAAGGGAACAGGGCTCTTAACAACCCTGGGAAAAATGCTCAAATCACCAAGGCCGGTTCGCACCTATCCTGTAAAGCTGGAAGACGACCGGATCATGGTGCAGATCCCGGATAGTATGTAG
- the secG gene encoding preprotein translocase subunit SecG has product MISTLLIIIHVIVCIALIMIVLLQTGKGADMGAAFGGGSSQTLFGGTGASTFLTKATTVAAIVFMITSLGLAYISSHRIGDSVVMEQKAPAEKQSAPAAPEKTVLPKAGDSLPAKQAQ; this is encoded by the coding sequence ATGATTTCAACACTATTGATAATAATACACGTTATAGTATGCATAGCCCTCATTATGATCGTTTTGCTGCAGACCGGAAAGGGGGCTGATATGGGCGCCGCTTTTGGAGGGGGTTCCAGCCAGACCCTTTTTGGCGGCACAGGCGCATCAACCTTTCTGACCAAGGCGACAACAGTTGCGGCAATTGTTTTTATGATAACATCGCTGGGGCTTGCATATATATCTTCTCATAGAATCGGCGATTCTGTTGTGATGGAACAAAAGGCCCCGGCGGAAAAACAGTCAGCGCCGGCTGCACCTGAAAAAACTGTTCTTCCCAAGGCCGGGGACTCGCTGCCGGCAAAACAGGCTCAATAA
- the tpiA gene encoding triose-phosphate isomerase, producing the protein MLESNMKSRKPLIAGNWKMFKTCKEAVETSRQLVKLITNDTVDVMIAPPFTSLMPVSDVVKGSCVALGAQNFFWEPEGAYTGEISSGMLLSAGCSYVIIGHSERRQYFGETDITVNKKIKAAIKDNLIPILCVGESEKERESSHTFSVLDKQIANGLEDLVLSDLETLIIAYEPIWAIGTGKTATSSQAQDVHRFLRSLIEKKFGNDLANSVRILYGGSVKPDNIKELMLMPDVDGALVGGASLNAETFSKIINFQV; encoded by the coding sequence ATGCTGGAATCGAATATGAAGAGTCGAAAACCACTGATTGCCGGCAACTGGAAAATGTTTAAAACCTGCAAAGAGGCTGTGGAAACATCACGGCAGCTTGTTAAGCTAATAACTAATGATACAGTTGATGTTATGATTGCACCTCCGTTTACATCTCTTATGCCTGTTTCAGATGTTGTGAAAGGAAGTTGTGTTGCCCTTGGCGCCCAGAATTTTTTCTGGGAACCGGAAGGGGCCTATACAGGTGAAATATCATCGGGCATGCTCCTGTCAGCCGGATGCAGTTATGTTATAATAGGTCATTCTGAGCGGCGTCAATATTTTGGAGAAACCGATATAACTGTTAATAAAAAAATAAAAGCTGCGATTAAAGATAATTTGATACCTATTCTATGCGTGGGAGAATCTGAAAAGGAGCGTGAGTCAAGCCATACATTTTCCGTTCTTGACAAACAGATCGCAAATGGGTTAGAAGATTTGGTTTTAAGTGATCTTGAAACACTGATTATAGCTTATGAGCCTATCTGGGCCATCGGGACCGGGAAAACAGCGACAAGCAGCCAGGCTCAGGATGTTCATCGGTTTTTACGTTCATTGATTGAAAAAAAATTTGGTAATGATCTTGCCAACTCCGTAAGAATATTGTATGGAGGCAGCGTCAAACCGGACAATATAAAGGAGCTTATGTTAATGCCCGATGTTGACGGCGCACTTGTAGGAGGTGCAAGCCTTAATGCAGAGACATTTAGCAAAATAATTAATTTTCAAGTCTAA
- the gap gene encoding type I glyceraldehyde-3-phosphate dehydrogenase, whose protein sequence is MSIKIGINGFGRIGRLVFRAAINHPEIEVVAINDLTDSATMAHLLTYDSVHGKLGVEVTAGDDSIEVGGKSIGITSIKNPDDLAWKNFGVDIVAECTGLFLDSESASKHLAAGARKVIISAPAKNPDITIVMGVNSNQYKPAQHHIISNASCTTNCLAPVAKVLLENFGIRCGLMTTIHSYTGDQRLLDFPHKDLRRARAAALSMIPTTTGAAKAVALVLPELSGKLNGLAIRVPTPNVSLVDLVVTVEKSGVTVSDVNQALKTAAEGALSGILGYSELPLVSIDFNGSPLSSIVDGPTTYVVDNMVKVLSWYDNETGYSNRMVDLAAMIGRQL, encoded by the coding sequence ATGAGCATAAAGATAGGCATCAACGGTTTTGGAAGAATAGGACGTCTTGTTTTCAGAGCCGCTATTAATCATCCGGAGATTGAGGTCGTGGCTATTAATGATCTTACAGATTCAGCCACAATGGCTCATCTTCTTACCTATGATTCGGTACACGGTAAACTTGGCGTTGAAGTTACAGCCGGGGACGACTCAATTGAAGTAGGAGGCAAATCCATCGGTATTACATCCATAAAGAATCCGGATGATCTTGCCTGGAAAAACTTTGGAGTTGATATTGTCGCTGAATGTACCGGGCTTTTCCTGGATTCCGAAAGCGCGTCAAAGCATCTTGCCGCGGGGGCCCGAAAGGTTATTATATCCGCCCCTGCCAAGAATCCCGATATTACAATTGTCATGGGTGTTAATTCAAATCAGTATAAACCAGCGCAACATCATATTATATCAAATGCCTCCTGTACAACAAACTGTCTTGCGCCTGTTGCCAAAGTGCTTCTGGAAAATTTCGGCATCAGGTGCGGGCTTATGACTACCATACATTCTTACACAGGAGATCAGCGTCTCCTTGATTTTCCCCACAAGGACCTGCGCAGAGCACGAGCCGCTGCCCTGTCAATGATTCCGACTACAACAGGCGCTGCAAAGGCGGTCGCTCTTGTGCTTCCGGAATTGTCAGGAAAGCTCAACGGACTTGCGATCCGCGTTCCAACACCGAATGTATCGCTTGTTGATTTGGTAGTAACAGTGGAAAAATCAGGAGTTACTGTTTCTGATGTTAACCAGGCCCTTAAAACAGCCGCAGAAGGAGCCCTTTCCGGCATATTAGGGTATAGCGAACTTCCGCTGGTATCGATCGACTTCAATGGATCGCCGCTATCTTCCATTGTTGATGGGCCGACTACATATGTCGTCGATAACATGGTAAAAGTGCTTTCCTGGTACGACAATGAAACAGGCTACTCAAACAGGATGGTCGATCTTGCGGCCATGATAGGGAGACAGCTGTGA
- a CDS encoding PTS sugar transporter subunit IIA has protein sequence MIGIVIVTHRQLGDSFIDAAEFILGGRPEAMESVSIDLNEKADMLRLKIAEAINRVKTKEGVLVLTDMFGGTPSNLSYSFLEEGRVEVLSGVNLPILLKAVNTRKDNDLSNLGQNLEAFGKKSISLASAVLKGNKRE, from the coding sequence ATGATTGGCATAGTTATTGTTACGCACAGACAGCTTGGGGATTCATTTATTGATGCCGCTGAATTCATTCTTGGCGGCAGGCCGGAAGCCATGGAGTCGGTTTCCATAGATTTGAATGAAAAGGCAGATATGCTTCGATTGAAAATTGCCGAAGCAATAAACAGGGTAAAAACAAAAGAAGGGGTGCTTGTTTTAACCGATATGTTTGGTGGAACCCCTTCCAATCTGAGCTATTCATTTCTTGAAGAAGGAAGGGTAGAGGTTTTATCCGGTGTTAACCTCCCGATTTTATTAAAAGCCGTTAACACTCGAAAAGACAATGATCTTAGTAACCTCGGACAAAACCTGGAAGCTTTTGGGAAGAAGAGCATTTCCCTTGCAAGTGCTGTTTTAAAAGGAAACAAACGCGAATAA
- a CDS encoding PTS sugar transporter subunit IIA, with protein sequence MKILEVLDKEAIIVELKSDDKKGVLEELVRPAALIAGVNHEEIMRVLLERERLGSTGIGGGIGIPHGKLKSLKSLVLGFGLSRKGIDFESMDGKPTHIFFLLVTPENSTGLHLKLLARISRILKNDLFKQKLLEAASSEEILSIIKEEDDRF encoded by the coding sequence ATGAAAATTCTTGAAGTTTTAGATAAAGAAGCAATCATTGTTGAGCTTAAATCAGATGACAAGAAGGGGGTGCTTGAAGAACTTGTCAGGCCTGCGGCCCTTATTGCCGGCGTAAATCATGAAGAAATTATGCGAGTACTCCTGGAGAGAGAACGACTCGGTAGTACCGGCATAGGCGGAGGAATCGGCATTCCGCACGGCAAACTAAAGAGCCTGAAATCACTGGTGCTTGGTTTTGGTCTTAGCCGAAAAGGGATTGACTTTGAATCTATGGATGGCAAGCCCACCCATATCTTTTTTCTTCTGGTTACACCGGAAAATTCTACGGGCCTTCATTTGAAACTGCTTGCCAGGATTTCCAGAATTCTTAAAAATGATCTTTTTAAACAAAAACTGCTGGAAGCTGCCAGCAGCGAGGAAATCCTTTCCATCATAAAGGAAGAAGATGACAGGTTTTAA
- the raiA gene encoding ribosome-associated translation inhibitor RaiA: MQTSVTFKNLDSSENLKSYVQEKLNRFDKYLYNPAEAKVVLSVEKFRHIAEINIIGDRLNINGKEETGDMYSSIDMVLDKLEKQIKKNREKNRGYRGGSKVSVKDAFVEDIARRDVNVERDVKIKNIEYKPMDIEEAIMQMDLISSDFLVFTNARTNQVNVLYGRKDGHYGLIQPGTV; the protein is encoded by the coding sequence ATGCAGACATCTGTAACTTTTAAAAATCTGGATTCCTCTGAAAATTTAAAATCATATGTTCAAGAAAAACTTAACCGGTTTGATAAATACTTGTACAACCCGGCAGAAGCAAAAGTTGTCCTTTCGGTTGAAAAATTTCGTCATATAGCGGAAATCAATATTATTGGCGACAGACTAAACATAAACGGCAAAGAAGAAACCGGCGACATGTATTCATCTATTGATATGGTTTTAGATAAGCTTGAAAAACAGATAAAGAAAAACAGGGAAAAAAACAGAGGATACAGGGGCGGTTCAAAAGTCAGCGTAAAAGATGCCTTTGTTGAAGACATTGCTCGTCGCGATGTAAATGTTGAAAGAGATGTCAAGATTAAAAACATCGAATATAAGCCAATGGATATAGAAGAAGCTATAATGCAGATGGATCTTATAAGCAGTGATTTTCTTGTGTTTACAAACGCCAGAACCAATCAGGTTAATGTTCTTTACGGTCGTAAGGATGGTCACTACGGCTTGATCCAGCCCGGCACAGTGTAA
- the rpoN gene encoding RNA polymerase factor sigma-54 yields MLELRQQLKLSQQLIMTPQLQIAIKLLQLSRLELMDTIQHELEENPALEEVTDFAGEEQSSEQSKAVAAEKPLKEVTIEEKIDDNIDWSNYLDEYNSSGRIHFETEKKDTPNFESFVARKESLREHLLWQLLMIFQAEEQQRIGSLIIGNLDKDGYLKVSVEEIVASSNSTTEKVNKLLLLMQTFDPIGVCARDLGECLLIQARHLGLNNTVVTDIISNHLKHLENKNYKAIAKALKVSIEEVLSAVTVIKALEPRPGRQFSDEEPQYIIPDIFVYKSENEFVIIINDDGMPKLRVSSFYKNTIKCGGKITGSAKNYMQEKMRSAAWLIKSIYQRQKTIYRVMESILKFQQDFFEKGIAYLRPMVLKDVAQDIGMHESTISRVTTNKYVHTPQGIFELKYFFNSSINRINGEAIASISVQEKIKKIIAGENSKKPYSDDKISELLKQMNIDIARRTVAKYRERLKLLPSNKRKQF; encoded by the coding sequence ATGCTTGAATTAAGGCAACAGCTAAAATTATCCCAGCAGCTTATCATGACACCGCAGCTCCAGATAGCCATTAAGCTTCTGCAGCTGTCCCGTCTGGAGCTTATGGATACTATCCAGCATGAACTGGAGGAAAATCCCGCGCTGGAAGAGGTAACTGATTTTGCTGGTGAAGAACAATCTTCGGAGCAATCTAAAGCTGTGGCGGCTGAAAAACCTCTCAAAGAGGTTACAATAGAAGAAAAAATTGATGATAATATTGACTGGAGCAATTATCTTGATGAATATAATTCGTCCGGCAGAATCCATTTTGAAACCGAAAAAAAGGATACGCCAAATTTTGAATCTTTTGTAGCACGCAAGGAATCTTTGAGGGAACACCTTCTCTGGCAGCTGCTTATGATATTTCAGGCAGAAGAGCAACAAAGGATTGGAAGCTTAATTATCGGCAATCTGGATAAAGATGGGTATCTAAAGGTTTCTGTCGAAGAGATTGTTGCGTCAAGCAACTCAACAACCGAAAAAGTAAATAAGCTTTTGTTATTAATGCAGACTTTTGACCCGATCGGAGTATGCGCCAGAGATCTCGGCGAATGTCTCCTCATTCAGGCAAGGCATTTGGGGCTTAATAATACTGTAGTAACCGATATTATCAGTAACCATCTCAAGCATCTTGAAAATAAAAATTATAAAGCCATAGCAAAAGCATTAAAAGTAAGCATTGAAGAGGTTCTTTCTGCTGTAACTGTTATTAAAGCGCTGGAGCCAAGACCCGGACGGCAATTTTCCGATGAAGAGCCTCAATATATTATTCCGGACATTTTTGTTTATAAATCGGAAAATGAATTTGTGATAATAATAAATGATGATGGCATGCCAAAACTCCGAGTCAGTTCTTTTTATAAAAATACAATAAAATGTGGGGGAAAGATCACTGGCAGTGCAAAGAACTATATGCAGGAAAAAATGCGTTCAGCAGCATGGTTAATCAAAAGCATTTATCAGCGCCAGAAAACCATCTACAGGGTTATGGAAAGCATCTTGAAATTCCAGCAAGACTTTTTCGAAAAGGGAATAGCATACTTAAGGCCGATGGTGCTAAAGGATGTGGCTCAGGATATAGGCATGCACGAATCAACAATCAGCAGGGTTACAACAAACAAGTATGTTCATACTCCACAAGGTATTTTTGAATTGAAATATTTTTTTAATAGTTCTATTAATCGAATAAATGGTGAGGCAATAGCCTCTATCAGCGTTCAGGAAAAGATAAAGAAGATTATTGCCGGTGAAAATTCCAAAAAACCTTACAGCGATGATAAAATCTCAGAACTTTTGAAGCAGATGAATATTGATATCGCCAGAAGGACAGTCGCCAAGTATCGGGAAAGGCTAAAACTGCTGCCATCAAACAAACGTAAACAATTTTAG
- the lptB gene encoding LPS export ABC transporter ATP-binding protein has product MAKLSLQKLIKFYNGKRVVNCVSLDIESGSVVGLLGPNGAGKTTTFYMAIGIIKPDEGKVFIDDEDITDYPMYMRARKGVGYLPQEPSIFRKLSVKQNILAILEALSISKSEQNYRVNMLLDELGIKHLADQKASMLSGGERRRLEITRALAANPSFILLDEPFAGIDPLAVIDIKNIIEHLKKRGIGILISDHNVRETLEVCGKAYILNEGQVIESGSPEKIASSEIARRIYLGDEFRL; this is encoded by the coding sequence ATGGCAAAATTGTCTCTTCAAAAATTGATTAAATTCTATAATGGAAAGCGGGTAGTAAACTGCGTAAGCCTGGATATTGAAAGCGGCAGTGTTGTCGGCCTTCTTGGTCCTAACGGCGCCGGCAAAACCACTACTTTTTATATGGCTATTGGAATTATAAAGCCTGATGAAGGTAAGGTTTTTATTGATGATGAAGATATCACCGATTACCCCATGTATATGAGGGCCCGCAAGGGTGTTGGATATCTTCCTCAGGAGCCTTCAATATTCAGAAAGCTTTCTGTAAAACAAAATATTTTAGCGATTCTAGAAGCGCTTTCTATCTCAAAGTCGGAACAAAATTATCGCGTAAACATGCTTCTTGACGAGCTGGGCATTAAGCACCTTGCAGATCAAAAGGCTAGTATGCTTTCAGGAGGGGAGAGACGGCGGCTCGAAATTACGCGTGCATTAGCTGCCAACCCATCATTTATTTTACTGGACGAACCTTTTGCAGGCATTGATCCTCTGGCTGTTATTGATATAAAAAACATCATTGAACATCTTAAAAAACGAGGAATTGGAATTTTGATATCTGATCATAATGTCAGGGAAACGCTTGAGGTTTGCGGCAAGGCATATATATTAAACGAAGGGCAGGTTATTGAATCGGGAAGTCCGGAAAAGATAGCTTCCAGTGAAATAGCACGGCGCATATATTTAGGAGATGAGTTCAGGTTATAA
- a CDS encoding LptA/OstA family protein, with translation MRPLFYNITGCRASYSLIVILLFACVFKVSFAYADDPAINPGKDSKKIHITSDSLVADNEAMIAEFIGNVIAIRETDVITSDRLKIFYKKGIAKKQNPAAGEEMIKKIVANGNVVIKFDDKVAKAQQAVYTAETGIIVLTGPDSNVTSGNNFISGEKITMYRSDDRMVVESGKEKRVEAVFYSKDNNMK, from the coding sequence GTGAGACCATTATTTTATAATATAACAGGTTGTCGGGCATCCTATTCCTTGATTGTAATTTTGTTGTTTGCATGTGTTTTTAAGGTGTCTTTTGCATATGCCGACGATCCGGCAATAAATCCGGGAAAAGACAGCAAGAAAATTCATATTACATCCGACAGCCTGGTTGCCGACAACGAAGCCATGATCGCTGAATTTATTGGGAATGTTATAGCAATCAGGGAAACAGACGTTATTACATCCGACAGGCTGAAGATTTTTTATAAAAAGGGTATTGCTAAAAAGCAGAACCCGGCAGCCGGAGAGGAAATGATAAAAAAGATTGTCGCAAACGGCAATGTGGTAATAAAATTTGATGACAAGGTTGCAAAGGCACAACAGGCGGTTTATACGGCTGAGACTGGGATAATTGTTTTAACCGGTCCGGATTCGAATGTTACAAGCGGAAACAATTTTATTTCAGGCGAAAAAATAACCATGTACAGATCTGATGACCGCATGGTGGTTGAAAGCGGCAAAGAAAAACGGGTTGAAGCTGTATTTTATTCAAAAGATAATAACATGAAATAG
- the lptC gene encoding LPS export ABC transporter periplasmic protein LptC — MLFIKKKNTENKKLKIFLVVIILLSLCVISAVFIGYRLILNKEGKFISSLNTEANISISKVYQTATRDGIKEWSLEAKSASYIDATKQANLQDVIVTFFLKDEEKVCLTADQGILKTDSNDIEVTGNVVVQNETYRLKTKKLNYEHTKRIIFSKVPVEIVSDSLNLAADSMSFDLNTNRILFEGGIEGSFSETIIL; from the coding sequence ATGCTTTTTATTAAGAAAAAAAACACTGAAAATAAAAAACTGAAGATTTTTTTAGTCGTAATCATTCTTCTTTCCCTGTGCGTCATATCGGCGGTTTTTATAGGCTATCGATTAATTTTGAACAAAGAGGGCAAGTTTATTTCATCCCTTAACACCGAGGCAAACATATCAATAAGCAAGGTTTACCAAACAGCAACGCGTGATGGGATAAAGGAATGGAGCCTGGAAGCTAAATCAGCATCTTATATTGATGCAACCAAACAGGCAAATCTCCAGGATGTTATTGTAACATTTTTTCTTAAAGATGAAGAAAAGGTTTGTCTGACGGCTGACCAGGGCATTCTGAAAACAGATTCAAATGACATTGAGGTTACAGGCAATGTTGTTGTGCAAAATGAAACTTACAGGCTGAAAACCAAAAAGCTTAATTACGAACACACCAAACGTATTATTTTTTCAAAAGTTCCTGTGGAAATTGTCAGTGATTCACTCAATCTTGCAGCCGACTCGATGAGTTTTGATTTAAATACCAACAGGATCTTGTTTGAAGGAGGGATTGAGGGCAGTTTTAGTGAGACCATTATTTTATAA
- a CDS encoding HAD-IIIA family hydrolase has product MMIIDKLKGIKLLLLDVDGVLTDGSIIYNDNAEETKVFNVKDGLGIRLLIEEGIDVCVVTGRTSKALLHRCKNLGISYIFDGVGNKASVMNSIITRTGVLPEEIAFIGDDLPDLPLMKLVGLSIAVADAHEKLLEKADMVTSAKGGFGAVREVCETILKAKGLLENIIKQF; this is encoded by the coding sequence ATGATGATTATTGATAAATTAAAAGGGATAAAACTTCTTCTCCTTGACGTAGATGGAGTTCTTACCGACGGCAGTATAATATATAATGACAATGCCGAAGAAACCAAGGTTTTTAATGTAAAAGACGGGCTTGGGATAAGGCTTCTTATCGAAGAAGGAATAGATGTATGTGTCGTAACAGGCAGAACTTCAAAGGCTCTTTTGCACAGGTGTAAAAATCTTGGAATTTCATATATATTCGACGGAGTCGGCAACAAGGCCTCTGTTATGAATTCCATTATTACGCGGACAGGCGTGCTGCCCGAAGAAATCGCATTTATCGGCGACGATTTGCCCGATCTTCCCTTAATGAAACTGGTCGGTCTTTCCATTGCCGTAGCCGATGCACACGAAAAACTGCTGGAAAAAGCCGATATGGTTACATCTGCAAAGGGCGGCTTTGGCGCTGTAAGAGAGGTTTGCGAAACCATATTAAAAGCTAAGGGGCTTTTAGAAAATATTATCAAGCAGTTTTAA
- the kdsA gene encoding 3-deoxy-8-phosphooctulonate synthase, protein MGNMVKTGNISIGQGAPLVLISGPCVIEDYETCFEIASFLKELTQELGIPFIFKASYDKANRTSINSFRGPGLVDGLKILAQIKSELGIKILSDVHRITEVERAAQVLDIIQIPAFLCRQTDFILEVAGTGKPVNIKKGQFLAPWDVVNIVKKITSAGNKQIMITERGTMFGYNNLVVDFRGIKIMQDTGWPIIFDATHSIQLPGGVGSSSGGQREFAPILTKAAVAAGADGVFLEVHKDPDRAPCDGPNSLKLDDLYELLLQLVAIRGVLV, encoded by the coding sequence ATGGGTAATATGGTCAAAACAGGTAATATATCAATCGGGCAGGGAGCGCCTCTTGTGCTTATTTCAGGTCCATGTGTGATAGAGGATTATGAAACCTGTTTTGAAATAGCTTCATTTCTTAAAGAACTTACGCAAGAATTGGGCATCCCCTTTATCTTCAAGGCGTCCTATGACAAGGCTAACCGCACATCAATAAATTCTTTCAGGGGCCCTGGACTGGTTGATGGACTTAAAATTCTTGCGCAAATAAAGTCAGAACTCGGCATAAAGATTCTTTCAGATGTGCACAGAATAACTGAAGTGGAAAGAGCCGCACAGGTGCTGGATATAATACAAATTCCTGCTTTTTTATGCAGGCAGACCGATTTTATTTTAGAAGTTGCCGGAACCGGAAAGCCGGTAAATATTAAGAAAGGGCAGTTTCTTGCTCCCTGGGATGTTGTCAATATTGTTAAAAAGATAACCTCTGCGGGAAACAAACAGATCATGATTACGGAACGGGGCACAATGTTCGGCTATAACAATCTGGTTGTAGATTTCCGCGGCATAAAGATAATGCAGGATACAGGCTGGCCGATAATATTTGACGCCACTCACAGCATCCAGCTTCCGGGAGGGGTTGGTTCAAGTTCCGGAGGGCAGCGTGAATTTGCGCCGATCCTTACAAAAGCTGCGGTTGCCGCAGGTGCGGATGGAGTGTTTTTGGAGGTTCATAAAGATCCGGACAGGGCACCTTGTGACGGACCCAACTCGTTAAAACTTGATGATCTTTACGAGCTTCTTTTACAACTCGTGGCAATTAGAGGTGTATTAGTTTAA
- a CDS encoding M23 family metallopeptidase: MKTNTKYRLVVLICFILIVPIVWFFSTLFEGENPSVVLELPSLSIKASQELSISVSDTKSGIRMMWIGLYKDGKEVVMLDKDFQAPEYKGEKIHKETFKIKIEPRKIGVSDGKAILRIVARDFSWRGWWHGNKTYIEKNITIDTLSPDIDILSRAHNISQGGAALAIYRLSEPCPKSGIYVGENFFPGYSGYFKDPDIFMAFFALSYDKGPKTEIFVKATDRAGNNAIAGLSYYIKKKEFRKDVINISDKFLNYKMPEFEIDAPSDSKTSVLDKFLKINHNLRQSNYKQVTELGQKTDNALYWNGPFQRLPKSANRAGFADHRTYKYKEQIIDRQVHLGIDLASLEHSPVPASNRGKVVFADHLGIYGKTVIIDHGFGLLSMYSHLSSYNVQKDQLVSKGEIVGRTGMTGLAGGDHLHFGIFIHNTFVNPLEWWDAAWITNNITSKIEAVKP, from the coding sequence TTGAAAACCAATACAAAATATCGCCTTGTTGTTCTAATCTGTTTTATATTGATTGTTCCAATAGTGTGGTTTTTCTCAACTCTATTTGAGGGCGAAAACCCGTCTGTTGTGCTGGAACTCCCCTCTTTGTCAATAAAAGCATCTCAAGAGCTTTCCATTTCAGTGTCTGACACTAAAAGTGGTATACGAATGATGTGGATCGGTCTTTATAAAGATGGCAAAGAGGTTGTGATGCTTGATAAGGACTTTCAGGCACCAGAGTATAAGGGCGAAAAAATTCATAAAGAGACTTTTAAGATCAAGATAGAACCAAGGAAAATAGGAGTTAGCGACGGCAAGGCAATTTTGCGTATTGTTGCGCGGGATTTTTCCTGGCGCGGATGGTGGCACGGCAATAAAACATATATTGAAAAAAATATAACCATCGACACCCTGTCGCCTGATATAGATATTTTGAGCAGAGCCCACAATATAAGCCAGGGGGGGGCAGCCCTGGCTATATACAGGCTGTCTGAGCCATGCCCAAAAAGCGGAATATATGTTGGAGAAAATTTCTTTCCGGGCTATTCAGGATATTTTAAGGATCCTGATATATTCATGGCTTTTTTTGCACTCAGTTACGACAAGGGGCCAAAAACCGAAATTTTTGTTAAAGCAACCGACCGGGCAGGCAACAATGCAATAGCCGGATTATCTTATTATATAAAAAAGAAGGAATTTAGAAAAGATGTGATTAACATTTCAGATAAATTTCTAAACTATAAGATGCCGGAATTCGAAATTGATGCTCCGTCAGATTCCAAAACATCCGTGCTGGATAAATTTTTAAAAATAAATCATAATCTTCGTCAAAGCAACTACAAACAGGTAACAGAACTAGGGCAAAAAACCGACAACGCGTTATACTGGAACGGGCCATTTCAAAGGCTGCCAAAGTCGGCAAACAGGGCTGGATTTGCTGATCATCGAACATATAAATACAAAGAACAAATAATCGACCGCCAGGTTCACCTTGGCATAGATCTGGCCTCTCTTGAGCATTCGCCGGTACCCGCATCCAACAGGGGAAAGGTGGTTTTTGCCGATCATCTTGGTATTTATGGGAAAACCGTCATAATCGACCATGGATTTGGGCTGCTTAGCATGTATTCTCATTTAAGCAGTTATAATGTGCAAAAGGATCAGCTTGTATCAAAGGGTGAAATCGTGGGCCGCACAGGCATGACAGGCCTTGCAGGCGGCGATCATCTGCATTTCGGTATTTTTATCCATAACACCTTTGTAAACCCTCTTGAATGGTGGGATGCAGCATGGATAACCAACAATATAACCAGCAAGATTGAGGCTGTTAAACCCTGA